The following coding sequences lie in one Paracidovorax avenae genomic window:
- a CDS encoding YqiA/YcfP family alpha/beta fold hydrolase, translated as MPHTTTHLLYLHGFRSSPRSAKARQMAEWMAAHRPDAHFWCPQLPPSPREAMALVAQGIADWPAQRMAVVGSSLGGFYASWVARQKPGCTSVVLNPAVDPARDLERYIGEQTAWHDPAEHFYFRPEYIAELRALDVRGLPPAGPKLAIIAKGDELLDWREMAARHAGAQVRLLEGGDHALSTFPDHLGEVVAFCGLVD; from the coding sequence ATGCCCCACACCACCACCCACCTGCTCTACCTGCACGGCTTCCGCTCCTCTCCCCGCTCGGCCAAGGCGCGGCAGATGGCCGAATGGATGGCGGCCCACCGGCCGGACGCGCACTTCTGGTGCCCGCAGCTGCCCCCGTCGCCCCGGGAGGCGATGGCGCTGGTCGCCCAGGGCATCGCGGACTGGCCGGCGCAGCGCATGGCCGTGGTGGGCTCCTCGCTGGGCGGGTTCTACGCGAGCTGGGTGGCCCGGCAGAAGCCGGGCTGCACGAGCGTGGTGCTGAACCCGGCGGTGGACCCGGCCCGGGACCTGGAGCGCTATATCGGCGAACAGACGGCGTGGCACGATCCCGCAGAGCACTTCTACTTCCGGCCGGAATACATCGCCGAGCTCCGGGCACTGGACGTGCGGGGCCTTCCCCCGGCCGGCCCGAAGCTGGCCATCATCGCCAAGGGCGACGAGCTCCTGGACTGGCGGGAAATGGCGGCCCGCCACGCCGGCGCGCAGGTGCGTCTGCTCGAAGGGGGCGACCACGCGCTGAGCACGTTCCCGGACCACCTCGGCGAAGTGGTGGCGTTCTGCGGCCTGGTGGATTAG
- the rodA gene encoding rod shape-determining protein RodA, producing MSAVFDKPSLPQRILPLFRGFDWPLIAVLLLLSSIGLVAMYSSGYDHGTRFYDHGRNMILAAGILFAVAQIPPQRLMALAVPLYAVGVALLVAVAMFGIIKKGAQRWINVGIVIQPSEILKIAMPLMLAWWFQKREGQLRPLDFAVAGVLLAVPVGLIMKQPDLGTSLLVLAAGLSVIFFAGLPWKLVLPPVILGGIGIALIVWFEPQLCADGMRWPVLHDYQQQRICTLLDPTRDPLGKGFHIIQGMIAIGSGGVWGKGFMAGTQTHLEFIPERTTDFIFAAYSEEFGLVGNLFLIVCLLLLVWRGLAIALGATTLFARLMAGAVSMIFFTYAFVNMGMVSGILPVVGVPLPFVSYGGTAMVTLGLALGVLMSIARAQRQPLAPG from the coding sequence ATGTCCGCCGTTTTCGACAAGCCTTCCCTGCCGCAGCGCATCCTGCCCCTGTTCCGGGGCTTCGACTGGCCGCTCATCGCGGTGCTGCTGCTGCTGTCGTCGATCGGCCTGGTGGCCATGTATTCCTCGGGCTACGACCACGGCACCCGCTTCTACGACCACGGCCGCAACATGATCCTGGCGGCGGGCATCCTCTTCGCCGTCGCGCAGATTCCCCCGCAGCGGCTCATGGCCCTGGCGGTACCGCTCTACGCGGTGGGGGTGGCCCTGCTGGTGGCGGTGGCGATGTTCGGCATCATCAAGAAGGGCGCCCAGCGCTGGATCAACGTGGGCATCGTGATCCAGCCGAGCGAGATCCTCAAGATCGCCATGCCGCTCATGCTGGCCTGGTGGTTCCAGAAGCGCGAGGGGCAGCTGCGTCCGCTGGATTTCGCGGTGGCCGGCGTGCTGCTCGCCGTGCCCGTGGGCCTCATCATGAAGCAGCCCGACCTGGGCACCTCGCTGCTGGTGCTCGCGGCCGGGCTTTCGGTCATCTTCTTCGCGGGACTGCCCTGGAAGCTGGTGCTGCCCCCGGTGATCCTGGGCGGCATCGGCATCGCCCTCATCGTGTGGTTCGAGCCACAGCTCTGCGCGGACGGCATGCGCTGGCCGGTGCTGCACGACTACCAGCAGCAGCGCATCTGCACGCTGCTCGATCCCACGCGCGATCCGCTGGGCAAGGGCTTCCACATCATCCAGGGCATGATCGCGATCGGCTCGGGCGGTGTGTGGGGCAAGGGCTTCATGGCCGGCACGCAGACCCACCTGGAATTCATCCCCGAGCGCACCACCGACTTCATCTTCGCGGCCTATTCCGAGGAGTTCGGCCTGGTGGGCAACCTGTTCCTGATCGTCTGCCTGCTGCTGCTCGTCTGGCGCGGGCTGGCCATCGCCCTGGGCGCGACGACGCTCTTCGCGCGCCTGATGGCCGGCGCCGTGTCGATGATCTTCTTCACCTACGCCTTCGTGAACATGGGCATGGTGAGCGGCATCCTGCCCGTGGTGGGCGTGCCGCTGCCCTTCGTGAGCTACGGCGGCACCGCCATGGTCACGCTGGGGCTGGCACTTGGCGTGCTGATGTCCATCGCCCGCGCGCAGCGGCAGCCGCTGGCCCCGGGCTGA
- a CDS encoding amidase has protein sequence MSDRPTLPTIRELARSLAEGATTSEALVEAALERIAAHRAGGGAAYVGEVDALAARLAARASDLARAAGHVPSPLAGLPVSVKDLFDVRGQVTRAGSAVLADAAPAPRDAAAVARLRAAGAILLGRTNMSEFAFSGLGLNPHHGTPANPRDAGRVTGGSSSGAAATVALDLAAAALGTDTGGSIRIPSAFCGLTGFKPTARRVPLAGAYPLSRSLDSIGPLARSVDCCAILDAVLSGEGSDADAAGALPLAGMRLGVVQDLVMDGLEPEVAAAFESALRRLSAAGARIERVAFPELQGLPRINAAGGLIAAEAWQVHRARLVDVSVAARYDPRVAQRTRRGEAILAADYIDVQDARTLLQAAAQERLGPLDAWLMPTVAVRAPLRAPLEQDDAHFFATNALVLRNTSVINFLDGCALSLPCEAPGELPVGLSVAGLHGADARILRAGRAVEACLRAD, from the coding sequence ATGTCCGACCGCCCCACCCTTCCCACGATCCGCGAACTCGCCCGCTCCCTGGCCGAAGGCGCCACGACGAGCGAGGCCCTGGTGGAGGCGGCACTGGAGCGCATCGCGGCGCACCGTGCCGGCGGAGGCGCCGCCTACGTCGGCGAAGTGGACGCGCTGGCCGCGCGGCTGGCGGCGCGGGCGAGCGACCTGGCCCGTGCCGCGGGCCACGTGCCGTCCCCGCTCGCGGGCCTGCCGGTGTCGGTCAAGGACCTGTTCGATGTGCGCGGGCAGGTGACGCGCGCCGGCTCCGCCGTACTGGCCGATGCCGCGCCCGCCCCGCGCGACGCGGCCGCCGTGGCCCGGTTGCGCGCCGCGGGCGCCATTCTGCTGGGCCGCACCAACATGAGCGAGTTCGCCTTTTCCGGCCTGGGCCTCAACCCCCACCACGGCACGCCGGCGAACCCGCGGGATGCCGGCCGGGTCACCGGCGGATCGAGCTCCGGCGCGGCGGCCACGGTGGCGCTGGACCTGGCTGCCGCGGCACTGGGCACGGACACAGGTGGCTCCATCCGCATTCCGTCGGCATTCTGCGGGCTCACGGGCTTCAAGCCGACGGCACGGCGGGTGCCGCTCGCGGGCGCGTATCCGCTCTCGCGCAGCCTCGACTCCATCGGTCCGCTGGCGCGCAGCGTGGATTGCTGCGCGATCCTGGACGCGGTGCTGTCCGGCGAGGGAAGCGATGCCGACGCTGCCGGCGCGTTGCCGCTGGCCGGGATGCGGCTGGGGGTGGTGCAGGATCTCGTCATGGACGGGCTGGAGCCCGAGGTGGCCGCCGCGTTCGAGAGCGCGCTGCGCCGGCTTTCCGCGGCGGGGGCCCGCATCGAACGGGTGGCCTTTCCGGAGCTGCAAGGGCTGCCGCGCATCAACGCGGCGGGCGGGCTGATCGCGGCGGAGGCCTGGCAGGTGCATCGCGCACGCCTCGTGGACGTCTCCGTGGCGGCCCGCTACGACCCGCGCGTGGCGCAGCGCACCCGGCGGGGGGAAGCCATCCTGGCAGCGGACTACATCGATGTGCAGGATGCCCGCACCCTGCTGCAGGCCGCCGCGCAGGAGCGTCTGGGCCCCCTGGACGCCTGGCTGATGCCCACGGTGGCGGTGCGTGCGCCGCTGCGTGCACCGCTGGAGCAGGACGACGCCCACTTCTTCGCGACCAACGCCCTGGTGCTGCGCAATACGTCGGTGATCAACTTTCTGGATGGCTGCGCGCTGTCGCTGCCCTGCGAGGCCCCGGGCGAACTGCCGGTGGGGCTGTCGGTGGCGGGGCTGCACGGCGCGGATGCCCGCATCCTGCGGGCAGGCCGCGCCGTGGAGGCGTGCCTGCGCGCGGACTGA
- the tldD gene encoding metalloprotease TldD, which yields MISREPTIERLSIARQLLLEPFGLDETHLARALSDIRAHRVDDADLYFQYTRSEGWSLEEGIVKTGSFSIDQGVGVRAVSGEKTAFAYSDDISEASLRDAAHTVRSIAAAAQQGRAKVAARKVAASRSLYPDLDPIATLDSTAKVALLEKVEQRARAKDPRVAQVMAGLASEYDVVLVARADGTLAADVRPLVRLSLTVIAEQGGRREMGSAGGGGRFGLAYFDDGQIGRYVDEAVNAALVNLEARPAPAGEMTVVLGPGWPGILLHEAVGHGLEGDFNRKGSSAFSGRIGQRVAAKGVTVLDDGTIADRRGSLNVDDEGHASQRNVLIEDGILRGYIQDSLNARLMGVAPTGNGRRESYAHIPMPRMTNTYMLGGDKDPAEIVASIQRGLYATNFGGGQVDITSGKFVFSASEAYWVENGKILYPVKGATIVGSGPESLKRVSMIGNDMALDSGVGTCGKEGQSVPVGVGQPTLRIDGLTVGGTA from the coding sequence ATGATCTCCCGCGAACCGACCATCGAACGCCTGTCCATCGCCCGCCAGCTGCTGCTGGAACCCTTCGGGCTGGACGAAACCCACCTCGCGCGCGCGCTGTCGGACATCCGGGCCCACCGGGTGGACGACGCCGACCTCTACTTCCAGTACACCCGCAGCGAGGGCTGGAGCCTGGAGGAAGGCATCGTCAAGACCGGCTCCTTCAGCATCGACCAGGGCGTGGGCGTGCGGGCCGTGAGCGGCGAGAAGACCGCGTTCGCCTATTCGGACGATATCTCCGAGGCCTCGCTGCGCGACGCGGCGCACACGGTGCGCTCCATCGCCGCGGCGGCGCAGCAGGGCCGCGCGAAGGTCGCCGCCCGCAAGGTGGCGGCCAGCCGCTCCCTCTACCCCGACCTGGATCCGATCGCCACGCTCGACAGCACGGCCAAGGTGGCGCTGCTGGAAAAGGTGGAGCAGCGCGCCCGCGCCAAGGACCCGCGCGTGGCCCAGGTCATGGCCGGCCTCGCGAGCGAATACGACGTGGTGCTGGTGGCCCGTGCCGACGGCACGCTCGCGGCCGACGTGCGCCCCCTGGTGCGCCTGTCCCTGACGGTGATCGCCGAGCAGGGCGGCCGCCGCGAGATGGGCTCCGCCGGCGGTGGCGGCCGCTTCGGACTGGCCTACTTCGACGACGGGCAGATCGGCCGCTACGTGGACGAGGCCGTGAATGCGGCCCTGGTCAACCTGGAGGCCCGCCCGGCGCCTGCCGGCGAGATGACGGTGGTGCTCGGCCCCGGCTGGCCCGGCATCCTGCTGCACGAGGCCGTGGGCCACGGCCTGGAGGGCGACTTCAACCGCAAGGGCTCCAGCGCGTTCAGCGGGCGCATCGGGCAGCGCGTGGCCGCCAAGGGCGTGACGGTGCTCGACGACGGCACCATCGCCGACCGCCGCGGTTCGCTCAACGTGGACGACGAAGGCCATGCCAGCCAGCGCAACGTGCTCATCGAGGACGGCATCCTCCGGGGCTACATCCAGGACTCGCTCAATGCCCGCCTGATGGGCGTGGCCCCGACGGGCAACGGCCGCCGCGAAAGCTACGCCCACATCCCCATGCCCCGCATGACCAACACCTACATGCTGGGTGGCGACAAGGACCCGGCCGAGATCGTGGCCAGCATCCAGCGCGGCCTCTATGCCACCAACTTCGGTGGCGGGCAGGTGGACATCACGAGCGGCAAGTTCGTGTTCTCCGCCAGCGAAGCCTACTGGGTGGAAAACGGCAAGATCCTCTACCCCGTCAAGGGCGCCACCATCGTCGGCAGCGGCCCGGAATCGCTCAAGCGCGTGAGCATGATCGGCAACGACATGGCGCTCGACAGCGGTGTCGGCACCTGCGGCAAGGAAGGCCAGAGCGTGCCCGTGGGCGTGGGCCAGCCCACGCTGCGCATCGACGGCCTGACCGTCGGCGGAACGGCCTGA
- a CDS encoding 3-deoxy-7-phosphoheptulonate synthase, whose protein sequence is MTAPVQSAPSSSDAWYRHVEKTSETDDERIKDITVLPPPEHLIRFFPIRGTAIETLISRTRHRIQDIMARRDDRLLVVIGPCSIHDPAAALEYARRLQAVRAQYADTLEIVMRVYFEKPRTTVGWKGLINDPYLDESYRIDEGLRIARQLLIDINRLGVPAGSEFLDVISPQYIGDLISWGAIGARTTESQVHRELASGLSAPIGFKNGTDGNIRIATDAIQSASRGHHFLSVHKNGQVAIVNTQGNRDCHVILRGGKTPNYDADSVAAACKDLEAAKLPPTLMVDCSHANSSKQHERQRDVARDIAGQIAGGSHSIFGVMVESHLVAGAQKFTPGKDDACALEYGKSITDACLGWEDSLGTLQELSDAVQARRAAVALAA, encoded by the coding sequence ATGACGGCCCCTGTCCAATCCGCACCCTCTTCCAGCGATGCCTGGTACCGCCACGTCGAGAAAACCAGCGAAACCGACGACGAACGTATCAAGGACATCACCGTGCTGCCCCCTCCCGAACACCTGATCCGCTTCTTCCCCATCCGGGGCACCGCGATCGAAACCCTCATCTCCCGCACGCGGCACCGCATCCAGGACATCATGGCCCGCCGCGACGACCGCCTGCTGGTCGTGATCGGCCCGTGCTCCATCCACGATCCCGCCGCTGCGCTCGAATACGCGCGCCGCCTGCAGGCCGTGCGCGCCCAGTACGCCGACACGCTGGAAATCGTGATGCGCGTCTACTTCGAGAAGCCGCGCACCACCGTGGGCTGGAAGGGCCTCATCAACGATCCCTACCTCGACGAGAGCTACCGCATCGACGAGGGCCTGCGCATCGCGCGCCAGTTGCTCATCGACATCAACCGCCTGGGCGTGCCGGCCGGCAGCGAGTTCCTCGACGTGATCTCCCCGCAATACATCGGCGATCTCATCAGCTGGGGCGCGATCGGCGCGCGCACCACCGAGAGCCAGGTGCACCGCGAGCTGGCATCCGGCCTGTCCGCACCCATCGGCTTCAAGAACGGCACGGACGGCAACATCCGCATCGCCACGGACGCCATCCAGTCCGCGAGCCGGGGCCACCACTTCCTCTCCGTGCACAAGAACGGGCAGGTCGCCATCGTCAACACGCAGGGCAACCGCGACTGCCACGTCATCCTGCGCGGCGGCAAGACCCCCAACTACGATGCCGACAGCGTGGCCGCCGCCTGCAAGGACCTGGAAGCCGCCAAGCTGCCGCCGACCCTCATGGTGGACTGCAGCCATGCCAACAGCAGCAAGCAGCACGAGCGCCAGCGCGACGTGGCGCGCGACATCGCCGGCCAGATCGCCGGCGGCTCGCACAGCATCTTCGGCGTGATGGTCGAGAGCCACCTCGTGGCCGGCGCCCAGAAGTTCACGCCGGGCAAGGACGATGCCTGCGCGCTGGAATACGGCAAGAGCATCACCGATGCGTGCCTGGGATGGGAGGATTCCCTGGGCACGCTGCAGGAGCTGTCGGACGCCGTGCAGGCACGCCGCGCCGCCGTCGCCCTGGCGGCCTGA
- the mpl gene encoding UDP-N-acetylmuramate:L-alanyl-gamma-D-glutamyl-meso-diaminopimelate ligase: MHIHILGICGTFMGGLAALAREAGHKVTGCDAGVYPPMSDQLRALGIELIEGYGAEQLDLAPDMFVVGNVVSRARLPDGSPKFPLMEAILDAGTPYTSGPQWLAEHVLQGRHVLAVAGTHGKTTTTSMLAWILECAGLQPGFLVGGVPLDFGVSARLGAAQRPVAQDGPAGGAPLFVIEADEYDTAFFDKRSKFVHYRPRTAVLNNLEFDHADIFDDLAAIERQFHHLVRTVPPSGRVVFNGLEESLARVLHQGCWSGMASFGAAVSDFTARGEPQAFDVLRGGHAVGRVEWELSGVHNQLNALAAIAAADHVGVAPSEAAAALGRFRNVKRRMELRGTAGGVSVYDDFAHHPTALRTTLDGLRRRVGPHARILAAFEPRSNTMKLGTMKSQLPWALEAADLAFCHTAGLDWDAAEALAPLGSRACTAGDIATLVERITAAARPGDHVVCMSNGSFGGIHARLLGALAERAGQ; encoded by the coding sequence ATGCATATTCACATTCTGGGCATTTGCGGAACGTTCATGGGAGGCCTGGCCGCGCTGGCGCGGGAGGCGGGCCACAAGGTCACGGGCTGCGATGCCGGGGTGTATCCACCGATGAGCGACCAGTTGCGCGCGCTGGGCATCGAACTGATCGAAGGCTACGGCGCCGAACAGCTGGACCTGGCACCGGACATGTTCGTGGTGGGCAACGTGGTGAGCCGCGCGCGGCTTCCCGACGGCAGTCCCAAGTTCCCGCTGATGGAAGCCATCCTCGACGCGGGAACCCCCTACACGAGCGGCCCGCAGTGGCTGGCCGAGCATGTGCTGCAGGGGCGCCATGTGCTCGCGGTGGCGGGCACGCACGGCAAGACCACGACCACGTCCATGCTCGCCTGGATCCTCGAATGCGCGGGCCTGCAGCCCGGCTTCCTGGTGGGCGGCGTTCCACTGGATTTCGGTGTCTCCGCCCGGCTGGGCGCGGCGCAGCGGCCGGTGGCGCAGGACGGCCCGGCCGGCGGCGCGCCGCTGTTCGTGATCGAGGCCGACGAATACGACACGGCCTTCTTCGACAAGCGCAGCAAGTTCGTCCACTACCGCCCGCGCACCGCGGTGCTGAACAACCTCGAGTTCGACCACGCGGACATCTTCGACGACCTGGCCGCGATCGAGCGGCAGTTCCACCACCTCGTTCGCACGGTGCCGCCTTCGGGCCGGGTGGTGTTCAACGGGCTGGAGGAAAGCCTGGCACGGGTGCTGCACCAGGGCTGCTGGAGCGGCATGGCCAGTTTCGGTGCGGCGGTGAGCGATTTCACGGCGCGCGGCGAGCCGCAGGCCTTCGACGTGCTGCGCGGCGGCCATGCCGTCGGCCGCGTGGAGTGGGAGCTGAGCGGCGTGCACAACCAGCTCAACGCACTGGCGGCCATCGCGGCCGCGGACCATGTGGGCGTGGCGCCCTCCGAGGCCGCGGCGGCGCTGGGACGGTTCCGCAACGTCAAGCGGCGCATGGAACTGCGCGGCACGGCCGGCGGCGTCTCGGTGTACGACGATTTCGCGCACCACCCCACCGCGCTGCGCACCACGCTGGACGGCCTGCGCCGCCGTGTCGGGCCGCATGCGCGCATCCTCGCGGCCTTCGAGCCGCGCAGCAATACCATGAAGCTCGGCACGATGAAGTCGCAGCTGCCCTGGGCGCTGGAAGCCGCCGACCTCGCCTTCTGCCACACGGCGGGGCTGGACTGGGATGCAGCCGAGGCGCTCGCCCCGCTGGGGAGCAGGGCCTGCACGGCGGGCGACATCGCCACCCTGGTGGAACGGATCACCGCGGCGGCACGGCCGGGCGACCATGTCGTGTGCATGAGCAACGGCAGCTTCGGCGGCATCCACGCCCGGCTGCTGGGCGCCCTGGCGGAGCGCGCCGGTCAGTAG
- a CDS encoding TlpA family protein disulfide reductase, translating to MTDTPSAAGAAASGAAPVSRPRRRALYAAAAAVAAAGGAGLAWWRFQPHATASDAEAALWGMRFDAPQPGSPPLDMQAFRGRPLLVNFWATWCPPCVEELPMLNTFYRTQQARGWQVVGLAIDQPSSVRQFLARIPLDFPIGLAGLQGTDLGRSLGNLAGGLPFTVLLGADGTIMHRKMGQITADDLRRWAALG from the coding sequence ATGACCGATACCCCCTCCGCGGCAGGAGCTGCCGCTTCCGGCGCCGCGCCGGTGAGCCGGCCGCGGCGCCGCGCCCTGTATGCCGCCGCCGCGGCCGTGGCTGCAGCGGGCGGCGCGGGCCTGGCGTGGTGGCGCTTCCAGCCGCACGCTACCGCTTCGGATGCCGAGGCCGCGCTCTGGGGCATGCGCTTCGACGCGCCCCAGCCCGGCAGTCCGCCTCTGGACATGCAGGCCTTTCGTGGCCGGCCGCTCCTGGTGAATTTCTGGGCGACCTGGTGCCCGCCCTGCGTGGAAGAGCTGCCCATGCTCAATACCTTCTACCGGACGCAGCAGGCCAGGGGCTGGCAGGTGGTGGGCCTCGCGATCGACCAGCCCTCGTCGGTGCGGCAGTTCCTGGCCCGGATACCGCTGGACTTTCCCATCGGACTGGCAGGCCTGCAGGGCACGGACCTGGGACGCAGTTTGGGCAACCTGGCGGGCGGGCTTCCCTTCACCGTCCTGTTGGGCGCAGATGGCACCATCATGCATCGTAAAATGGGGCAGATCACGGCCGATGACCTCCGCCGGTGGGCCGCGCTGGGATGA
- the accB gene encoding acetyl-CoA carboxylase biotin carboxyl carrier protein has protein sequence MDLRKLKTLIDLVSESNVSELEITEAEGKVRIVKSGGAVVQQFVAAPAPAPVAAPAPAAAAPAPVAELPAPSVPAGHIVKSPMVGTFYRASSPGAKAFVEVGSQVKEGDTICIIEAMKILNEIEADKSGTVTRILGENGQAVEYGQPLFVIE, from the coding sequence ATGGATTTGCGAAAACTCAAGACCTTGATTGACCTCGTCTCCGAGTCGAACGTGTCGGAGCTCGAGATTACCGAGGCGGAAGGCAAGGTCCGCATCGTCAAGAGCGGCGGCGCGGTCGTCCAGCAATTCGTGGCGGCGCCGGCTCCGGCTCCCGTCGCGGCGCCCGCTCCGGCCGCCGCCGCACCGGCGCCCGTCGCCGAGCTGCCGGCACCGTCCGTTCCTGCCGGCCACATCGTCAAGTCGCCCATGGTGGGCACGTTCTACCGCGCTTCGAGCCCCGGTGCCAAGGCATTCGTCGAAGTGGGCAGCCAGGTCAAGGAAGGCGACACCATCTGCATCATCGAGGCGATGAAGATCCTCAACGAGATCGAGGCCGACAAGTCCGGCACGGTCACGCGCATCCTCGGCGAGAACGGCCAGGCGGTGGAATACGGGCAGCCGCTGTTCGTCATCGAGTAA
- the accC gene encoding acetyl-CoA carboxylase biotin carboxylase subunit yields MFKKILVANRGEIALRIQRACHELGVKAVMVYSEADRDAKYVKLAEEAVCIGPAPSPLSYLNMPAIISAAEVTDAEAIHPGYGFLSENADFAERVEKSGFQFIGPTPESIRTMGDKVSAKQAMIRAGVPCVPGSDGELPDDPVQIRRIARTVGYPVIIKAAGGGGGRGMRVVHTEAALVNAVQMTKAEAQAAFGNPAVYMEKFLQNPRHIEIQILADKFRNAVYLGERDCSMQRRHQKVIEEAPAPGIPRKLIEKIGERCVAACKKIGYRGAGTFEFLYENGEFYFIEMNTRVQVEHPVTEWITGVDIVKTQIMVAAGEKLPFTQRQIEIRGHAIECRVNAEDAYKFTPSPGRITMWHAPGGPGVRVDSHAYTNYYVPPNYDSMIGKIIVHGDTREQALARMRTALSETVIEGIHTNIPLHRELMVDAKFVAGGTNIHYLEEWLGAHKR; encoded by the coding sequence ATGTTCAAAAAGATCCTTGTCGCCAATCGCGGCGAAATCGCCCTGCGCATCCAGCGCGCCTGCCATGAGCTGGGCGTGAAGGCCGTCATGGTGTATTCCGAGGCCGATCGCGACGCCAAGTACGTCAAGCTGGCCGAAGAGGCCGTGTGCATCGGCCCCGCGCCCTCGCCGCTGTCCTACCTCAACATGCCGGCGATCATCTCGGCCGCCGAGGTGACCGATGCCGAGGCCATCCACCCCGGCTATGGCTTCCTGTCCGAGAACGCCGACTTCGCCGAGCGCGTGGAAAAGAGCGGCTTCCAGTTCATCGGTCCCACGCCCGAGTCCATCCGCACGATGGGCGACAAGGTGTCTGCCAAGCAGGCCATGATCCGCGCGGGCGTGCCCTGCGTGCCGGGTTCGGACGGCGAGCTGCCCGACGATCCGGTGCAGATCCGCCGCATCGCACGCACCGTCGGCTACCCCGTCATCATCAAGGCGGCGGGTGGTGGCGGTGGCCGCGGCATGCGCGTGGTGCACACCGAGGCCGCGCTGGTGAATGCCGTGCAGATGACCAAGGCCGAAGCGCAGGCCGCGTTCGGCAACCCGGCCGTGTACATGGAGAAGTTCCTCCAGAACCCGCGCCACATCGAAATCCAGATCCTGGCGGACAAGTTCCGCAACGCGGTCTACCTGGGCGAGCGCGACTGCTCCATGCAGCGCCGCCACCAGAAGGTGATCGAGGAAGCGCCGGCGCCCGGCATTCCGCGCAAGCTCATCGAGAAGATCGGCGAGCGCTGCGTCGCCGCGTGCAAGAAGATCGGCTACCGCGGCGCGGGCACGTTCGAGTTCCTCTACGAGAACGGCGAGTTCTACTTCATCGAAATGAACACGCGCGTGCAGGTCGAGCACCCGGTGACGGAGTGGATCACGGGCGTGGACATCGTGAAGACGCAGATCATGGTCGCCGCGGGCGAGAAGCTGCCCTTCACCCAGCGCCAGATCGAGATCCGCGGCCACGCCATCGAATGCCGCGTGAATGCCGAAGACGCCTACAAGTTCACGCCGTCGCCCGGCCGCATCACCATGTGGCACGCGCCGGGCGGCCCGGGGGTGCGCGTGGATTCGCACGCCTACACCAACTACTACGTGCCGCCCAACTACGACTCCATGATCGGCAAGATCATCGTGCACGGCGACACGCGCGAGCAGGCCCTGGCCCGCATGCGCACGGCCCTGTCCGAGACGGTGATCGAGGGCATCCACACCAACATCCCGCTGCACCGCGAGCTGATGGTGGATGCCAAGTTCGTCGCCGGGGGCACGAACATCCATTACCTGGAAGAGTGGCTGGGCGCGCACAAGCGCTGA
- the prmA gene encoding 50S ribosomal protein L11 methyltransferase — protein sequence MYELSLLCPEGRIEAVGEALEALDALSVSVEDADAQTEAEQALFGEPGMPPPRDGWQRSRVVALFPTQEAAGEARALLEVQDFFDGCRVLGLAEVPDQDWVRLTQSQFAPVEITPEFWIVPTWHELPAQATRHIRLDPGLAFGTGTHPTTRMCLRWIAGRGGDFGRVLDYGCGSGILAIGAAKFGATDIDAVDIDPAAVESTRLNAEANGVALKAGLPEAAQGRYGTVLANILATPLKVLAPLLCAHVDAGGHLVLAGILERQAEELREAYAPWLPLQVSDAEDGWILMTAAR from the coding sequence ATGTATGAGCTGAGCCTGTTGTGCCCCGAGGGGCGGATCGAAGCCGTGGGCGAAGCCCTCGAAGCGCTGGATGCCCTGAGCGTGTCGGTCGAGGATGCCGATGCGCAGACCGAGGCGGAACAGGCCCTGTTCGGCGAGCCCGGGATGCCGCCGCCCCGCGACGGCTGGCAGCGCAGCCGGGTGGTGGCGCTGTTTCCCACGCAGGAGGCCGCCGGGGAGGCGCGCGCGCTGCTGGAGGTGCAGGATTTCTTCGACGGCTGCCGCGTCCTGGGCCTGGCCGAGGTGCCCGACCAGGACTGGGTGCGCCTGACCCAGTCGCAGTTCGCGCCGGTGGAGATCACGCCCGAGTTCTGGATCGTGCCCACCTGGCACGAGTTGCCCGCGCAGGCGACGCGCCACATCCGGCTGGACCCGGGCCTGGCCTTCGGCACCGGCACGCACCCGACCACGCGCATGTGCCTGCGCTGGATCGCCGGGCGCGGCGGCGACTTCGGCCGGGTGCTGGACTACGGTTGCGGCTCGGGCATCCTTGCGATCGGTGCCGCCAAGTTCGGCGCCACCGACATCGACGCGGTGGACATCGATCCCGCCGCCGTGGAGTCGACGCGGCTCAATGCAGAGGCCAACGGCGTGGCCCTGAAGGCCGGCCTGCCCGAGGCCGCGCAGGGCCGCTACGGCACGGTGCTGGCCAACATCCTCGCGACGCCGCTCAAGGTGCTGGCGCCGCTGCTGTGTGCCCACGTCGATGCGGGAGGGCACCTGGTGCTCGCGGGCATCCTGGAGCGCCAGGCCGAGGAACTGCGCGAGGCCTATGCCCCCTGGCTCCCGCTGCAGGTGAGCGACGCCGAGGACGGCTGGATCCTGATGACCGCCGCGCGCTGA